A genomic region of Palaemon carinicauda isolate YSFRI2023 chromosome 22, ASM3689809v2, whole genome shotgun sequence contains the following coding sequences:
- the LOC137616104 gene encoding uncharacterized protein: MYRAVVLAMVAAIAAGQEALFEKYGFTKTMASCFGEKNYYDFLSRAGTAQHECLQLPVSNLYRLDFSVYSHLGHPLHFGGESQYVPFPSYHPVHPGHQGQPGHPTHPGQYHVPHSYQQFQYRKKRESSEVEAQKDGPFFDKYYLLDSVKKITASLSNYTCTLHKLGYIDEYLNLDLNNIVNNYKNLTIGEGFRKDLVDGLYYCRDLSYCLPLQNPRSPLPIHLQRLLMAMECEKETRTNACFKEDLRNNINEFDLSLFPEEDDSEQRLNKLSAIITGIDSLNELEIL; this comes from the exons ATGTACAGAGCTGTGGTTTTAGCTATGGTGGCGGCCATTGCTGCGGGCCAAGAGGCACTCTTTGAGAAGTACGGCTTCACAAAG ACAATGGCGAGCTGCTTCGGGGAAAAGAATTATTACGACTTCTTGTCCAGAGCTGGCACTGCCCAACACGAGTGCCTACAGCTTCCGGTCTCCAATCTGTACCGACTCGACTTCTCTGTTTATTCGCACTTa GGTCATCCTCTTCACTTCGGAGGAGAGTCCCAGTACGTGCCCTTCCCCTCCTATCATCCGGTGCATCCAGGACATCAAGGGCAGCCAGGACATCCAACTCATCCAGGACAATACCACGTGCCCCATTCCTACCAGCAATTCCAGTACAGGAAG aaacgtGAGTCATCAGAAGTCGAGGCCCAAAAGGACGGACCTTTCTTTGACAAATATTACCTCTTGGATTCCGTCAAGAAGATCACAGCTTCCCTCAGCAACTACACCTGCACACTCCATAAGCTTGGATAC atcgacGAATATCTTAACCTGGACCTCAACAACATCGTCAACAACTACAAGAACCTGACCATCGGTGAAGGATTCAGAAAGGATCTGGTTGACGGATTGTACTACTGCAGGGACTTGTCC TACTGCCTCCCCCTCCAAAACCCCAGGTCTCCCCTTCCCATCCACCTGCAGCGCCTCCTCATGGCCATGGAGTGCGAGAAGGAGACAAGAACCAACGCCTGCTTCAAGGAGGACCTCAGGAACAACATCAACGAGTTCGACCTTTCCTTATTCCCTGAGGAAGACGACTCAGAACAACGCCTCAACAAGCTCTCGGCAATTATCACAGGAATCGATTCTCTCAACGAACTGGAAATTCTTTAA